Part of the Engystomops pustulosus chromosome 4, aEngPut4.maternal, whole genome shotgun sequence genome is shown below.
ctatgccagatgagatgacgctgagttatgaaaaaaataaacgtaaaataaaaaaggaaatggcagactgtgcctaattgaaatacaaccccgggccctaataaattttcccacttcggtctttgcgatggatatgtgcgtcactaagcgcaaaacacagtggtcgcaagtctgactccaaattgctcacaatttgctagtagatgcactgcaacaactacagccaccagcagatcaaccagaaatcaaatatatataacgctactgtaggcgtaattaagccgtttgtattctcctatggctattttctagccaagtattacagcacactactatgccagatgaaatgacactgagttattaaaacaataaacgtaaaataaaaagaaactggcagactgtgcctaattctactcaaacccctaataaattttcccactttggtgtttgaggtggatatgtgtgtcactaagagctaaacacaacggtagcaagtccccctgcaaattcctaacaatatggtactagctgcaaataaaaaaaaaaaaaaattataacgttattgtagccctaagaagggctgttgggttcttttagaatcactcctgcctaacagtaagctaatagaacaccctaacgctttccctgaccagcagcagctctctccctagcggcatccagacagagaatgatccgagcagcgcgggcagcggctagtctatcccagggtcacctgatctggccagccaaccactgctatctacgtgtaagggtaccacgtcatgctgggtggagtgcagagtctcctggcttgtgattggctctgtttctggccgccaaaaagcaaaacggcgggagctgccattttctcgagcgggcgaaatactcgtccgagcaacgagcagttacgagtacgctaatgctcgattgagcatcaagctcggacgagtatgttcgctcatctctattaaggatCTATTCTGTAGATACGTAGTAAATATTTTTATCCCAGATACCCTTAAAGTTTATAGAAATTCAACTATAATGAACGTTGTACACTTTGCCATAAAGAAAGTATGTCCTTTaagcataaaaaatgtaaaacaaatggaTTTGTCTAGATGTCAATGGATTTAACTATCAgttacattttatgttttttctcGACAGGAACCTCTCAAATCCAGATCTTCAATGCTGCAATAaactaagagaaaaaaaaaataaccctatTCTGTCTCTAGATTTGGAAATGGTCCCTACTGTATGTTCAGAGATCCCAGTAAGAAGAACAATGGTAATCCTAAGGgtactatataaaaatatatggcacataatataagattattattacaaGTATCATAGTTCAGTGAAATGCTAGCCTTAGCATAACAAGGGGGAAGCTAAGATTGTTCCACTTTCTTTCTGCTGAAATGAACCCATTATAACAAAGAAATTGTACAATGATCTAAAGCTTTATAATGTAACAGTATCGCCAGTGCCAGGGTCAGCGTGTATATTTCATGATATGAAGTCATGCTGAAGGAACTGAAGAACTTGCCAATTGGCAGTAACAGACACAGGATGTCTGGGCATTTAGATTAAAATCACTTTCCACATTATCATTTGTGATACTGTGCCATTTACACACCAAACAAAAAATTCCAAGGGTTTTATTCAGATTAATGTTTCTTATCAAAGAATGAATCAGAATTATGGAAAAATGAATTCACAAGACCTTTAGATATTGAATAGATTATAAATAGATAATTATTAGTCAAAATTATTACAAGGACTGAAATAACAATGATCTCATATTATTAGGGTATGGGTGTATGGGTGTCCATTTAATAATGCACAATGAAGCCTTTTGAAGCCTAAACAAGGAAGAGAGACAGCAACACCCACCTTCAAAAGTAAATTCCTATATACTTGATGCCCCGAGCTGACGATCCTGGTGTGCGGATCAACCGTTAAAATCCGTGGCTTCTTCACACTTTTGGAGCCTAACACTCTTATTAATTTTAGGACCATCCTCAAGTAGGCTTGGTTGGTAAATTCTTTATAGAGATTAAAAAATTGGAAAAGATTCATTATTTAAAATAACACTGAACTTGACAATATTGGCCACTATTGCTTCTTAAACAAGCCACGCAGCATGTTTACTGTAATACAATCCACGTCTGCCCGACACATTAAATACTCACATGGATAAGGTAAACAAGtcttctttattgtttaaaaagttgcaaaaaaccacACACAGTAGTGCCTAAAGATCAACGCATTTCGACGTGGCGTTTTATTCATGACCTATTGTTACAAAACTCTACACATAATTTAAATGAcccacctgtgacatcacatgagggaGTGCTTGCCATGACGTATGGTCACAAGATACTATAGTAGCTCCCTTCAGTGATGCCAGGTCAGggaagcaaaaaaacaaaaagacacaAGGTTACCCACAGACATGGAATCAGTTATTAGATAAACTAGACGAGCTCTGAAAAGCTAACCATTACTGATACAAAACAGATGATGTATAGGAAATACATATTTTAAAGAGATAAGtacatacaatatgtacataatCATTATTGGCATACATTTTATTTGAGTTCATATATCAATATTTGTTGGCACAATctaatacaggcgatcccctacttaaggacacccgagttacgacccatagttaaagatgaaccccactgcccactgtgacctccggtgaagctctctggatgctttactatagtcccaggctgcaatgatcagctgtaaagtgtctgtaatgaagctttattgataaccctttgtccaattacagcaaagaattttgaaactccaattgtcactggggcaaaataaaattttgtctggaactacaattataaagtatacagtttcgacttacagacaaattcaacttaagaaaagaccaccggaccctatcttgtacataatctgTACCAATATTTCCCTTACGTTGAACATTTAATAGCtaatacagcacaatatacatTATCCAAAGACCTGTATAAACGGTCCTATTCATCTAATTTCATATTAATGCCATTTTAAACACAGGGGTACCATCTCTTCACGTCATCTATCCTTATCATGGTAAAATTCGCCTTAATGCACCAATACTAATAAGTGAGTATGAGATCTAATCACCCATTGAGCCCCTTGGAGTGTCAACTACCCAATGTAAAAATCCAATAGGTTCAACAAGTTTTCTTTTCATGCCTCCCCCTCGCATAGGTTGGGAGACTCTCTCTATACCCATCCAATTGAAACCTCTTATTGTGAACCTCTCTGAAATAGCTCAATATAGCTGAAATATTAACAGACTCATTTGTGAAATCTGACAAACAACAACAAATTCTGGTCTTCAGGTCTTGACAGGAAGCAACATAAATCACATTAGTTGTGTTAAAATTAATGTAACTTTTTGTGTTATTACTTCCCATGGCTTTAGAATGAAAAGTGTTCCTCACCTCAATGCTAAACATTGTGCCCACATTTGAAATTGCCTACTTGTCAAAGCCAATTACTGATCGAGGAAGATTCCTGGCTAAAAAAAAGACTAGTTGACAAACTAGAACCAACAGTTGAAGccctttttttaaattgtttgtaaatatatgaaaacattacaaaaacctatataaatttggtatctctgtgatcgcaccaacccaaataataaagtagacatgtcatttggggctcagAGGGAAAGccataaaattcaagcccacaataTACTGGAGcatatgcattttttcaccaatttcactgcattcagaattttttcccgcttcccaatacacggcatggaatattaaatactgtcactatgaagtgcaatttgtcactcagaaaacaagctgtcacagagctctttactaaAAAATTATCTGGTTCTGTGTCACATGTCTGGAATAGTATAAATATTATTAATTGCCATTTCAGTATAAATACTGGCAAAGTAATCAAATGCATTGGTATGAATAACTTAAATAATGTACCACAATCATGGACACAGTAATCCTCaacctttattaaccccttcccgattatcccctttttcattttttcatttctgttttttgctccccttctttaaaaattcataactttttgctTTTTCTGTGTATGAAGCTTTATtagggtttgttttttgtgttacCAATTATAATTCCTATTATTTTCAtgtcatgtactcggaagcgaaCTTGAGGAAAAAAAGCttttgcaccatttcttgtgggctttcacTGAGCACTCCAAATAATACCTCCTCTTCATCTTTGGGTTGTTgtgattatgtggataccaaatttatagtggCTACTTGGGGCAGCTCTGTGAGTACTGGGGACAGCATTGTGACTACTTAAGGGCAGCAATGTGGCTAACAGGGCAGCTCTGGCTATTTGGGGACAGCCCGGGCTACTGGCTTCTTAGGGGCAGAACTTTGTGGCAGAActggcttcttgggagaagccctGACTATTTGGGGGGCAGTCCTGACTACATGGGGCAGCACTTGCTACTTGAGGGCAGCCATGGCTACTTGGGGCAGCCCTGGTTACTTGGGGTCAGCACTGGCTACTTGGGGGCAACAGTAGTTACTGTCTGGCAGCACTTGCTTCTTGTGGGAAGCACTCTGACTACTTTGGGGCTGCACTCTGGCTTTTTGGGGCAGCACTCTGGCTACTTGAAGACAGCACTCTGACTACTTGGGGACAGCCCTGTGACTACCTGGGGTAGCCTTGTGAGTACTGGAGGCAGCATTGTGACTAATTGGGGACAACACAGTGGCTACTGGGTGGGGGGTAGCACTTGCTATTGGGGGCAGTACTATGGCCTTGGGGCAGAAATGGCTACAAGGGCTGCAGTGAGACTATTGGGAgctgtattggctactggggcagccTTGTGAGAAATAGGGGCGGTACTATGTCTCCTGGGAGGAGCACTATGGCTACTGAGGACAGAACAATGGCTActggtagcagtattatagtagtaattcttgtacataggagcagtattgtaatagttatatttctgtacatagggggcagtattatagtagttctattcttgtacatagtggacagtattatagtagttatattcctgtacatagggagtaatattatagtagttatatttttggacATATGagaagtattacagtagttatatttttgtacataggggactatattataggagttatattcttgtacatagggagcagtattatatgacttatattcttgtacacagagtgaagtattatagcagttatattcttgcatataGGAGCAGTATTAAAATACTTATATTATATAACTTTATAGCATATAGGGGCCTGAATTACAGTATATACTTCTTtcacatagggtgcagtattatagtagttaaactGTATTACTTTGAAGACAGTATCCATTTGTATTGTACAAACTTTACATAGGGAATGTTAAGGCTTGGCTATCTTTTTGATTCATGTACTGTTCTTTGCCATTCCTTTTTTACATGCATATAAGCAATGCCCAGTAGCTGAAATTAATATTTTGCTAACTCTGCCTAATGTTTTTGATTTCCCTCCTTACAAAGTGGGGCCACTCTTAAATTTTTTCCAAGGCCATTTTTATTTCACAGTCTGCCCCTGCATGCCGATTACAGTAGAAAAGGTAGTACTAGCATcggcagaaataggacctgctatTTTTCAGATTGAGTAGTTGGCTCACAGATCAGGTCATGGAAACCATGGTTTTGTGTTTGAGCTCACTGAAATACATGGGATGATGTGCTGGCCATTAAAATAACTGATAGCACATGGCTCAAAACATTTATGCGCATGTGGCCTAAGACCCATAAAGCTGTGTTTCATCACATGGAAATAGACAATAAATCTTTAAATTATACAACACCACAAAGAGATCTATAAAACTATGAGGAACCTGTGTGCAATCAGATGGATTCTCTCTGTGAGGTATGGGGTAAAAGGGATAGATtggatgattaaaaaaaaagtttaaatcgaTGGCTACTACTTAATAAAGTCCCTTTTCAAACAGTGTTATATTATTCTAATCCCTTAAATCAAATTTTCCATCTGCATCTAAGTTAACCTTGAAGGGGATTTTATCTGTATAGCTGTTACAGCTGAGAGGGGCTGCACCCAGGAGACTTTTGCAATGAGTTTTGAAGGGTGATGCACTGCGACAGATAAAAGTTGGATAGAGTTTCAGGAGCTATATAAAGACCAACTTATGTCACTGTACTAATTAAATTCCTTTAGGGCAGTGCTGTTTTGAGCATACCACTTGACCAAGGGAGCTTCAGTAATCAAGGGCAAAGCAGAATGATGGACCTTTTTGAAACAAGTTCCTATTTCTTTTATTTAGAAGGGGATAATGGAGCCTTTCAACAACTGGAAATGACAGATGGATCCCCTTTGTATCCAGGTAGTGAGGGGACATTATCCCCTTGTCAGGATCAATTGCCAGGAGATGCTGGAAGTGACAGTAGTGGAGAGGAACATGTTTTAGCTCCACCTGGTCTACAACCCCACTGTCCTGGACAATGCTTGATTTGGGCTTGCAAAACATGTAAACGGAAGTCAGCGCCAACGGATAGAAGAAAGGCAGCCACTTTGCGGGAAAGGAGAAGGTTAAAGAAAATCAATGAAGCTTTTGAGGCTTTAAAAAGGAGAACGGTGGCCAACCCTAACCAAAGACTCCCCAAAGTTGAAATTCTACGCAGCGCTATAAATTATATCGAAAGGCTACAAGACCTCCTTCAAAGCCTGGATCAACAAGACAAACCCCAGAAACCTGATGAACCCTTCACATATAGCCCTAAGGAGGACGATGTAAGCCAACGAGTGTGTTTGGTGTTCACGTTACTCgtgtttgtcttttagatatTTATCTAGCAGTATAAATTATAATGAAAGTAGCCATATAAATAGTAGATCAACTGTAGAACTAGGTTACAAGCTACATAAGGTGCAATTGGTATATCAGAATGCAAAATTGAACAGTAATATTTTGAAAATAAGGCACGGAAGAAATTAGTTGAATAAAACAAAGAATGATTTTACCCTAAAAAGTATCAACAGAAAACACAAGAAATCTAAACTCAAGGGCATATGACAAATACGAGTGAAACGCAGTGTTGTGTCATAAAAGTATGTGTTACACTCAGCCACTTCTCAGCCAAGAATTTGTTGCTGCAGCTGTCTCAGAAACTTATTTCAAGCTTGACCATTGTAACAGAAACAGCAAAGGAAGGCACATAGTGAGCCAAAACATTATACATTTAAAGGACACGATgtaatgtgcaactttttttctgttttacacTTATTAGAACTTTACAATATGTGGGCACAGCTTCCAAAGGTAACTAAATATTGGACATAATATGGGAGGCAATCAGTTACAAGAGTCATTGGGAAAAGATACATAAACCaattaaaaagtattaaaatattACCAAAATTTTCCATTAAATGTGTTTTAATGTTCTGCTATGAAAATTTACTgaaattaaactttttttgtcTCTAAAAATACCAACATTTTAAACAATATATTATAGTTGGAGGTATGGGAGGGATTTTACATTGGAACTTAAGAGTTACCATGTATGCCTCCAGTGAGAACCAGAGGTCTTAAACTAGCCATGTACTTTAGATTTCAGCTGAAGATTCATTTAGCAGACAGCTATATCGCTTGATTCCTAAATACACTTGCATGCTCAGCAGTTCATGTGCATTGAATGAGAGAGAGGAGATAGCTGTATCAAAACACTGctggaagtagatctgatggtagattcctcctgcctgcctatgccctaatctgtaattcaaTAATacaggaacctaacctaacttattcaaaaaactttattttagtaatatataaatttactgcagaggctactgaggcgtgtactagcctggccagggactgggagctaaggctactccacgccccagtagcctctgctgttaatTCCTCATGGcatgtttcctttaagtaattaaAATCCAAACCTATTTTAAACTCCCCGTtgagaggagagccatgaggcatCCACGCATATTACAAGGTTTACAGAATTAATGGGTTTGGTGGATATACTTGTTTCCATCATGAGTCTTACTCTTTTAACTATATTTGCCTAAAAGCTAAAATAGTATACAActttaatcaacttttaaaagttttCTTTGTGTTCTGATTCTTGATATATCATTACAATAGGTACACAGAGAAGATTTCTTAAGTAGCTGTCATACAGACTGGCACAAAATTTCCAATCATTCCACGATTGCAGAACTGAACTCCAAAGGAGGTAACTATATGAATTCCCAAAAACTTACATGTATGTTACTTGAGTCTTAGTCAAAAGGGAGCATAGATCATGCTAACCTATTCTGTCAAATCAATCTTAATCACCTTTATTCAGGTGGAATATTTGTCTGTGacaaaacttttaaaaatgttaaatttttaTGTACTATTACAGTTTAAAGATGAGTCATAATATTAGTCTTTTTGAGTGTAGACTAAACATCTTAGTCTGTAGATAAAGACTGGCCTGTTGGTGACATGTGACATACATGTATGTCACAAGTGCACTGAGGATTCTTGTAGTGCTAAGCCCCGCCTTCCAGCTACGTCCATGATCAGAGTTACCTCAGAGGCAACCAAGGCACCTGAGCTGTTAGTCTCTagtgataaataatgtcatggccTAGTGAATGCTCCTAGGCATAGTACAGTGCTCTACCTTTTATGACTCTCTGTGATAGAATGGCAATAATTAAACAGTGCATACTGAAGTACTGCAGTACATTGTACAAATGATTAAATGATTTACTACTCAAATGCCCTAGGTGTACGAAaccaaaattatatataaaaaaatacaaataaaagatTATGTTTAAGACATTGGTCTAAGTATATGAAAAGTGGGGCAAActttgcagtttgcctcactcatATGCAGGTTGTACCAGTTAATTCAATACTGGCGCACAGTGTCAATTTTTGTGGCGCAATTGGCGCTGCAATGGAAGATGGTGCACTTTTTATTATACAGCATGCTACACAATTGTGTTGAGGTACaataataaatttggtgcaaacTAAGAACACACACCAAcatcccctttaggtgcacaacaAAAGTgcgcaaacacttaataaatacatgtgcaagatcaAAAGGCAAAacaactggcgcagacacaatgatatatctgggccattacCAGCGGCGTAACTagtagctgatgggccccagtgcaaagtctgtgccaggtcctTGACTgtaatctatggtttatagtaatagtcttctcatatgggaaagtgacaccataagggccccctaaacctcttgggcccgggagCGACTGCAACTACTGCACCCCCTCAATTTACGCCTCTGGCCATTACTTTCAAATTTACACAAAATTAAAatcaaaaaattaaataataataatataatataaataaatcttCTAATATTATGACTGCATTTAGAAATGTCTGAactttgcaagaaaaaaaaatcaccccaCCACAAGAGCAAATATAGACACACAAAAAATCTTTATACAAACCAAAGTCTAAATTTATAGGGGGTTGTCTAGGAGTATATATTCATGCCTTTTCTTAGGATAAGCCATTCATTTCTGAGGTGGTGACAACAATGCCCCCACACCGATCAGCTGTTAAGGCCCAGCATAACACAGAACACAGACCAGTAGGCTCTCTTTAGTGGGCAGACTGCTCCTATTGAAGTGAAAAGGAGTGGAGTCCGCAGTAACAGAGGGCCCGTACGGCTTATCGATGTGGCATGCAGGTTTGATATCAATGTTAGAAAGCTAAAAAAACTATACTGTAAATGTTGATGGATGAAACTAATACCTGGCTTTGCTGTTAACCTTTAGGTTATCTTATTGTCACAGACTTGGTCAACATAAAATATTGTGGGGGCCATTTTTGCCAGAAGTCCTTGCATTTACACAATAGAGAAATTGAACTTCATGCATTAGACTATATAAGTCTTCTTTATATAAATGCATATTAGATATTAATAGATTAATATATGTAGACATTAAtagatattatattatcttcaccAGAAATGGTGCTTTATACTATAAGAACAACTTATAGAAATAGAACCATGAGTAATGGATTCAGACTGTCAGAACAGCGTGTTTCTTGCAGCATTTGTCACTGGCATTTGTTTTACAGAAGGATCAGTTCACGAGTCTTCAGCTTCCTGCAGCCTCCAGTGCCTCTCCTCTATAGTAGACAGTATATCATCTGAAGAGCCGAAGGTCACATGCACTATTCAGGAACTGGTAGAAAACAATAATCCCATGTAATATGTCATGCCTGTCTGCCAGACAAGAACCATTGCTGTCATATAATGGATGCCAATAATAAAGAGATGGACGAAATGTTCCCCCCGAT
Proteins encoded:
- the MYF6 gene encoding myogenic factor 6 produces the protein MMDLFETSSYFFYLEGDNGAFQQLEMTDGSPLYPGSEGTLSPCQDQLPGDAGSDSSGEEHVLAPPGLQPHCPGQCLIWACKTCKRKSAPTDRRKAATLRERRRLKKINEAFEALKRRTVANPNQRLPKVEILRSAINYIERLQDLLQSLDQQDKPQKPDEPFTYSPKEDDVHREDFLSSCHTDWHKISNHSTIAELNSKGEGSVHESSASCSLQCLSSIVDSISSEEPKVTCTIQELVENNNPM